One stretch of Balneola sp. MJW-20 DNA includes these proteins:
- the rimP gene encoding ribosome maturation factor RimP, whose translation MDIKDKISELVAPLAEEKGMFLVDIDIKSGNKMTEVWIYLDAEDRGVNLDECADVSRELGFLLDAHETMTNKYRLNVSSPGLSRPLSDPRQYPKNIGRVAKVKYKEGDTYEKTVAILTDVNDERIVLTDEDENFIEIALPDINEIKIVPTI comes from the coding sequence GTGGATATCAAAGATAAAATTTCAGAATTGGTTGCTCCTCTTGCAGAGGAAAAAGGCATGTTCCTGGTTGATATAGATATCAAGTCCGGTAACAAGATGACCGAGGTATGGATATATCTGGATGCCGAAGACCGAGGGGTCAACCTGGATGAATGTGCCGATGTAAGTCGTGAATTGGGCTTTCTATTGGACGCACATGAAACAATGACCAATAAGTATCGATTGAATGTTTCTTCCCCGGGGCTTAGCAGACCGTTGTCTGACCCCCGTCAGTACCCGAAAAATATTGGAAGGGTTGCAAAAGTGAAGTACAAGGAGGGAGATACTTATGAGAAAACGGTAGCGATCCTTACGGATGTAAATGATGAAAGAATTGTTCTTACCGATGAGGATGAAAATTTCATTGAGATCGCTCTACCGGATATCAACGAGATCAAGATCGTACCCACAATTTAA
- a CDS encoding bifunctional riboflavin kinase/FAD synthetase: MAELKYLQEVLREDNTVLTVGTFDGVHEGHKAIMQTLVEKAKKRGARSVVVSFDPHPRDIINPGKDGIHLLTTLKERAEILEEIGIDLLVVIPFDRDFSLLTSEEFVRNVIYNKIGVSEFVIGYDHHFGRDRKGTIETIETLGEELGFDSYVVSRREMGNTTISSTVIRKVLSQEGDVVRASQLLGRPYILNAIVIHGDERGRQIGYPTANLRPESENKVIPKNGVYAVKVRLVDKWYGGMMNIGMRPTFDGEEKTLEVNIFDFDQMIYGKKLQVRFIDRIRDEVKFNGIESLKAQLDEDKKTSMAILEKLSA; encoded by the coding sequence ATGGCTGAATTAAAGTATTTACAGGAAGTACTTAGAGAAGATAATACGGTATTGACCGTAGGTACCTTTGATGGTGTGCATGAAGGCCACAAAGCCATTATGCAGACTCTGGTCGAAAAAGCGAAAAAAAGGGGTGCCCGAAGTGTAGTGGTCTCTTTTGATCCTCATCCCAGAGATATTATCAATCCCGGTAAAGACGGGATCCATTTACTTACCACACTGAAAGAAAGAGCTGAAATTCTTGAGGAGATTGGTATCGATCTGCTGGTTGTGATCCCGTTCGACCGGGATTTCTCCCTTCTTACCTCAGAAGAGTTTGTCCGTAATGTGATCTACAACAAGATCGGAGTTTCAGAATTTGTGATCGGCTATGACCATCATTTTGGAAGAGACCGCAAGGGTACGATCGAAACCATAGAAACTCTGGGAGAAGAACTCGGATTCGACTCCTATGTGGTATCCCGAAGAGAAATGGGTAATACTACGATAAGCAGTACGGTGATCCGGAAAGTATTATCACAGGAGGGAGATGTAGTTCGTGCCAGCCAATTACTGGGCCGTCCCTATATTCTGAATGCTATTGTTATTCATGGTGATGAAAGAGGGCGACAGATAGGCTATCCAACTGCAAACCTGAGGCCGGAATCAGAAAATAAGGTCATTCCCAAAAACGGAGTATATGCTGTTAAAGTGAGACTGGTAGATAAGTGGTATGGTGGAATGATGAATATCGGTATGAGACCTACCTTTGACGGAGAAGAGAAAACTCTGGAGGTAAATATCTTCGATTTTGATCAGATGATATATGGTAAAAAGCTGCAGGTTCGCTTTATAGACAGGATCAGGGATGAAGTAAAATTTAATGGTATAGAATCACTAAAAGCACAGCTGGATGAGGATAAAAAGACCTCAATGGCCATATTGGAAAAGCTTTCAGCTTAA
- the nusA gene encoding transcription termination factor NusA codes for MQNELSKQIISSFAEIARDKGIDKDLLLSILEDVFRTMIRKKYESDESFEVILNADRGEIQILHVQEVVPAEELTDDVAEITLEEAQKIDPDIELYDELAQEIHITDFGRRAVMMARQQLAQRIREIEKDNIYEDYSDRVGEIILGDVYQVRHNKDILVNHNGIELLLPKNEQIYKDRYRKGDTIRAVVVGVHMKNGNPTVIISRTSELFLERLFENEIPEVFDGIIDLVKIARAPGDRSKVAVLSHDERVDPVGACVGMKGIRIHAIVRELQNENIDVINYTPDKIEFIKRALQPAQVLKVELNEEGTHANVLVPADEVSKAIGKGGVNIRLASKLAECEIDVYREVEEEDDIDIGEFEEDFGKEVIESLHSIGCDTARAVLELDAAELVSRTNGVIDEELADRIMEVIAYEFEDED; via the coding sequence ATGCAAAACGAACTATCAAAACAAATAATCTCCTCATTTGCTGAAATCGCTCGTGATAAAGGCATAGACAAGGACCTGTTGCTTTCGATCCTGGAAGATGTGTTCAGAACCATGATCCGTAAGAAGTACGAAAGCGATGAGTCATTTGAAGTTATTTTAAATGCAGACCGCGGAGAGATACAGATCCTGCATGTACAGGAAGTAGTTCCTGCAGAAGAGCTGACCGATGACGTTGCTGAAATTACGCTGGAAGAAGCGCAAAAGATAGATCCTGACATCGAATTGTATGATGAGCTTGCACAGGAGATCCATATCACTGATTTCGGAAGAAGAGCAGTGATGATGGCCCGACAGCAGCTTGCACAGAGGATCCGTGAGATCGAGAAAGATAATATTTATGAGGACTACTCTGACCGCGTTGGAGAGATCATTCTTGGTGATGTTTATCAGGTTCGACACAATAAAGATATCCTGGTGAATCATAATGGCATTGAGCTGCTGTTACCAAAGAATGAGCAGATCTATAAGGATCGTTACCGTAAAGGTGATACCATCCGTGCGGTTGTGGTCGGAGTACATATGAAAAACGGGAATCCAACCGTCATCATATCCAGAACCTCTGAACTCTTCCTGGAGCGGTTATTCGAAAATGAGATCCCTGAAGTGTTTGATGGCATCATTGATCTGGTAAAGATCGCAAGAGCACCCGGCGACCGTTCAAAAGTTGCTGTGTTGTCACATGATGAACGTGTGGATCCGGTTGGAGCCTGTGTGGGTATGAAAGGTATACGAATTCACGCGATCGTTCGTGAGTTGCAGAACGAGAACATCGATGTGATCAATTATACCCCTGATAAGATCGAGTTTATCAAAAGAGCACTTCAGCCGGCTCAGGTCTTAAAAGTAGAGCTGAACGAAGAGGGTACTCATGCCAACGTGCTGGTCCCTGCTGATGAAGTATCAAAAGCTATCGGTAAAGGTGGTGTTAATATCCGGCTCGCATCAAAATTAGCTGAGTGTGAAATTGACGTTTACCGTGAAGTAGAAGAAGAAGATGATATCGACATCGGTGAATTTGAAGAAGATTTCGGTAAGGAAGTTATCGAAAGCTTGCACTCTATCGGTTGTGACACTGCCCGTGCAGTTCTTGAACTGGACGCCGCAGAACTTGTCAGCCGAACCAACGGTGTGATCGACGAAGAGCTTGCGGATCGCATCATGGAGGTAATTGCCTATGAATTCGAAGACGAAGACTAG
- the truB gene encoding tRNA pseudouridine(55) synthase TruB, with translation MAGALPLEKIPVYSKKNPPVPGQDYSTGAIFLINKFKDWSSFDAVKFLRSRIKVKKVGHAGTLDPMATGLLVLCAGKATKSISQIQDLEKVYRAEVSLGSSTLSYDAETEVDETAPFDHVDREMVEEALSGHFSGVIEQVPPMYSALKAGGKRLYELARQGKTIKRLPRSVTVYETKILSFDLPKIVVDIRCSKGTYIRSIAHDLGELLKTKGHLSALERTSIGHFRNEDAYSPHEIGDILQNG, from the coding sequence ATGGCCGGAGCCTTACCTCTGGAAAAGATCCCCGTCTATTCAAAAAAGAATCCACCGGTTCCGGGACAGGACTATTCAACCGGTGCCATATTTCTCATAAATAAATTCAAAGACTGGAGCAGTTTTGATGCGGTCAAATTTCTAAGAAGCCGGATCAAAGTAAAAAAAGTGGGTCATGCCGGTACCCTGGATCCCATGGCCACAGGATTGCTGGTGTTATGCGCGGGGAAAGCTACTAAATCAATTTCCCAGATACAGGACCTCGAGAAAGTTTACAGGGCAGAAGTCTCGCTGGGTAGCTCAACATTGAGTTATGATGCGGAAACCGAAGTAGACGAAACGGCCCCTTTTGATCATGTAGACAGAGAAATGGTCGAAGAGGCCTTATCCGGTCATTTTTCCGGAGTGATCGAACAAGTTCCCCCGATGTATTCTGCACTCAAAGCGGGGGGTAAACGACTTTATGAACTTGCCCGTCAGGGAAAAACGATTAAAAGACTTCCCCGCTCAGTTACGGTCTACGAAACAAAGATTCTTTCATTTGATTTACCTAAAATAGTGGTGGACATCCGGTGCAGCAAGGGTACTTATATAAGATCCATTGCACATGATCTTGGTGAATTACTGAAAACCAAAGGACATCTGTCCGCCCTGGAAAGAACCTCTATTGGTCATTTCAGGAATGAGGATGCCTATTCACCACATGAAATAGGAGATATTCTCCAGAATGGCTGA
- the rbfA gene encoding 30S ribosome-binding factor RbfA yields the protein MSFRPERLAQVIKRDLGNIIQQEYQPEGTFVTVTRVIMSPDLMIAKVYLSVFSPGRDDKVVYEYIDEHIDEIRYKLASKIRNQVRKIPELHFYADDTAEYVNKMENLLNKIDIPDESDNTED from the coding sequence ATGAGTTTCAGACCGGAACGACTTGCTCAGGTCATAAAACGTGATCTGGGTAATATCATACAGCAGGAATATCAACCCGAAGGTACCTTTGTTACCGTTACCCGGGTGATTATGTCTCCTGACCTCATGATCGCTAAGGTCTACCTGAGCGTATTCTCACCTGGTCGTGACGATAAAGTCGTGTACGAATATATTGATGAGCACATCGATGAGATTCGGTACAAACTCGCTTCAAAGATCAGAAACCAGGTTCGGAAAATTCCTGAGCTTCATTTTTATGCAGACGATACAGCTGAGTATGTTAATAAAATGGAGAATCTGCTCAATAAGATAGACATACCTGACGAATCGGATAATACAGAGGATTGA
- the rpsO gene encoding 30S ribosomal protein S15, which translates to MSLTAEEKKEVFKKYAGSETNTGSTEGQIAMLTKRINDLTDHLKNNSKDHASRRGLLKLVGKRRRLLNYLMKNDIEKYRELIADLGIRK; encoded by the coding sequence ATGAGCTTAACCGCAGAAGAAAAGAAAGAAGTTTTTAAGAAATACGCCGGTAGCGAGACAAACACCGGGTCTACAGAAGGGCAGATCGCAATGTTGACCAAAAGGATCAATGATCTGACGGATCATCTGAAGAATAATTCGAAAGACCATGCATCCCGTCGCGGACTACTTAAGCTGGTAGGTAAGCGCAGAAGATTGCTCAACTACCTCATGAAGAACGATATCGAGAAGTACAGAGAACTCATCGCAGATCTCGGTATCCGTAAGTAA
- the infB gene encoding translation initiation factor IF-2, whose amino-acid sequence MSSNRPKPLFKVASEFNVSTQTIVDALSDNGFDAANRPNFKVTPEMFSVLEDIYGEDKAKSQDHEKAREEYESRRNQIMNQRNESVTLEDTLEPLDDGEEEKLSPEEELMGGLEPQDEEPESQEDSEESEESVEAEEEVQEEEVVSEEKEAESDVVEEDKDEAAEEDETEDEDSSDEDDEEEDDDEEEYEDEDEDDDEEDEDDDDEEDDEEDDEDDDEDDEEIVRGRANKLKGTKVLGKAQFTSDFTQPKKRKKRKRRKDRDESKASDSSTSSKKKKTRKKTRKTEVDEHDVDKMMKETIRRMQSSDSVGNKRAKRRRQRKEEREEELQQQQELEEMESNIVETTEFITANELADLLDVGVNDIISVCMSIGLMITINQRLDAGTIELVAEEFGKEVEFVDAEEVTEELTIEEDKEEDMEPRAPIITVMGHVDHGKTSLLDYIRKAQVAAGEAGGITQHVGAYEVVHNDKQITFLDTPGHEAFTAMRSRGAQATDIVILVVAADDSVMPQTIEAINHAKAAGVPIVVAINKVDKESSNPDRIKQQLAEHDVIVEEYGGTTQYAEVSAKTGLNIDDLLEKVLIEAELLELKANPVRRADGVVLEARLDKGKGIVSNILVQGGTLKVGDAFVAGPCFGRVRAMEDDHGKRIQEAGPSTPVQITGFDEMPQAGDKLIVAEDEKIAKEVANERQQIRREQAMRSTKHMTLDDISRRLALGEVSELNIIIKGDVDGSIEALSGSLQKLSTDEVGVNIIHTGAGAISESDVLLASASDAIIIGFQVRPTAQARKLAESEEIDIRLFSVIYDAVDEVRDALEGLLSPEIKEKMMGAVEVREIFKVSKVGTIAGCYVTEGKIERNNPIRIVRDGVVIYDGEIDALKRFKDDVREVASGYECGISIRNYNDIKVGDVFESYKLTEEKRTLEDSAG is encoded by the coding sequence ATGTCGTCTAATAGACCTAAACCTTTATTTAAAGTAGCATCCGAGTTTAACGTATCCACACAAACTATCGTGGATGCTTTGAGTGATAACGGGTTTGATGCAGCCAACAGGCCAAATTTCAAAGTGACCCCGGAAATGTTTTCCGTTCTCGAGGATATCTACGGAGAGGACAAGGCTAAGAGTCAGGATCATGAGAAGGCGCGGGAAGAGTATGAAAGCCGCCGTAACCAGATCATGAATCAGCGAAATGAAAGTGTCACTCTGGAGGATACCCTTGAACCTCTTGATGATGGCGAGGAAGAGAAGCTTTCTCCTGAAGAGGAACTTATGGGCGGGCTGGAACCGCAGGATGAAGAGCCTGAATCACAGGAAGATTCAGAAGAATCAGAAGAATCGGTTGAAGCCGAAGAAGAGGTACAGGAAGAAGAAGTCGTATCTGAAGAGAAAGAGGCAGAGTCTGATGTTGTAGAGGAAGACAAGGACGAAGCGGCTGAGGAAGACGAGACTGAAGACGAGGACTCATCAGATGAAGATGATGAGGAAGAAGATGACGACGAAGAGGAGTACGAAGACGAAGACGAAGACGATGATGAAGAAGACGAAGACGACGACGACGAAGAGGATGATGAAGAAGACGACGAAGACGATGATGAGGATGACGAAGAGATCGTACGGGGCCGTGCGAATAAGCTAAAAGGAACTAAAGTGCTGGGTAAAGCTCAGTTTACCAGCGACTTCACACAACCTAAGAAAAGAAAGAAGAGAAAGCGTCGTAAAGACCGAGATGAATCTAAAGCTTCTGACAGCAGCACCTCTTCTAAGAAGAAGAAAACACGTAAAAAGACCCGTAAGACAGAAGTCGACGAGCACGATGTTGATAAAATGATGAAAGAGACCATCAGAAGGATGCAATCATCCGATTCTGTTGGTAATAAACGTGCCAAGCGCAGACGTCAGCGTAAAGAAGAGCGTGAGGAGGAACTGCAACAGCAGCAGGAACTCGAGGAAATGGAATCAAACATTGTTGAGACCACCGAGTTCATTACAGCTAATGAACTGGCGGACCTTCTCGATGTGGGTGTAAATGATATCATCTCCGTTTGCATGAGTATCGGATTGATGATCACCATTAACCAGCGCCTGGATGCCGGTACAATTGAACTGGTGGCAGAAGAGTTTGGAAAAGAAGTTGAGTTTGTTGATGCTGAAGAAGTCACAGAAGAACTCACTATAGAAGAAGATAAAGAAGAGGATATGGAGCCTCGGGCTCCGATCATTACCGTTATGGGTCACGTTGACCACGGTAAGACCTCACTACTGGATTATATTAGAAAAGCACAGGTAGCTGCCGGCGAGGCTGGTGGTATTACGCAACACGTGGGTGCATATGAAGTAGTCCATAACGATAAACAGATTACTTTCCTGGATACTCCGGGTCACGAAGCCTTTACGGCTATGCGATCCAGAGGTGCTCAGGCTACCGATATTGTGATCCTGGTTGTTGCTGCGGACGATTCAGTTATGCCTCAGACCATTGAGGCCATCAATCACGCCAAAGCGGCAGGAGTACCGATCGTAGTAGCTATTAACAAGGTAGATAAGGAATCGTCAAATCCGGACCGCATCAAACAGCAGCTTGCTGAGCATGATGTGATCGTGGAGGAATATGGCGGCACCACTCAGTATGCAGAGGTTTCAGCCAAGACCGGACTTAATATTGATGATCTGCTAGAGAAAGTACTTATCGAGGCTGAATTGCTGGAACTGAAAGCAAATCCGGTCAGAAGAGCTGACGGAGTGGTTCTGGAAGCCAGACTGGATAAAGGAAAAGGAATTGTATCCAATATCCTGGTTCAGGGTGGTACCCTGAAGGTAGGAGATGCATTTGTAGCTGGCCCGTGTTTTGGCCGGGTGCGTGCTATGGAAGATGATCACGGTAAACGGATTCAGGAAGCCGGACCTTCTACGCCGGTTCAGATCACCGGTTTTGATGAAATGCCGCAGGCTGGAGACAAACTGATCGTTGCCGAGGATGAGAAAATTGCCAAGGAAGTGGCTAACGAGCGTCAGCAGATACGACGTGAGCAGGCTATGAGAAGTACCAAGCATATGACGCTGGATGATATTTCCAGAAGACTTGCACTGGGTGAAGTTTCTGAATTGAATATCATCATCAAAGGTGATGTGGACGGTTCTATTGAAGCGCTTTCGGGTTCATTACAGAAATTATCTACGGATGAAGTTGGAGTTAACATTATTCATACCGGTGCCGGTGCGATTTCAGAATCTGATGTTCTGCTTGCTTCTGCATCTGATGCAATTATCATCGGTTTCCAGGTACGACCGACCGCACAGGCAAGAAAACTTGCGGAATCAGAAGAGATCGATATCCGACTCTTCAGCGTTATCTACGATGCTGTGGATGAAGTAAGAGATGCCCTTGAAGGTCTGCTATCACCTGAGATCAAAGAAAAAATGATGGGCGCTGTTGAGGTCCGTGAGATCTTTAAAGTATCGAAAGTCGGAACCATTGCAGGTTGTTATGTAACCGAAGGCAAGATCGAACGAAATAATCCTATCAGGATCGTACGTGACGGTGTGGTGATCTACGACGGTGAGATCGACGCCCTCAAACGATTCAAAGACGATGTTCGTGAAGTAGCATCTGGATATGAATGCGGTATCAGTATCAGGAATTACAATGATATTAAAGTGGGCGATGTCTTTGAAAGCTATAAGCTGACCGAAGAGAAGCGTACACTGGAAGATTCAGCAGGATAA
- a CDS encoding WD40/YVTN/BNR-like repeat-containing protein, whose translation MRKSILLILISGILSSYSFAQNVKPTSASDLNAAIEKRQEMRATSLFKNYPLRNIGPVVMSGRVSDFAVHPENPRIFYTGYASGGVWKTTNSGNTMTPVFDHVGVLGIGDLALAPSDPDILWVGTGENNSSRSSYAGAGVYKSTDGGMTWDFKGLRGSQHIGRILVHPDDANTVWVASMGALYSTNKDRGVYKTTDGGETWTKSLFLNDNTGVIDLVIHPDNPDILWAATWERNRKAWNFVEGGEGSAIWKSTDGGETWQKAVEGFPQGEFVGRIGLDVSRSNPEIVYALLDNQYQTREEVEVDDEELSSASFLEMSKDDFLSLDNRQLNRFLRQNRFPQKYTAERVKEDIQSGKYNPKALSEYLEDANSAMFNTDLIGAEIYRSEDGGSTWEKVNSYDIDRLYNTYGYYFGEIRVDPNDPEVVYILGVPFMKSTDGGKTWKVIADNQPVHSDNQALWIDPNDSEHIILGNDGGAYESHDGGENFIHHNSEPVGQFYSVNVDMDQPYNVYGGLQDNGTFVGSSSSTPNRYRPWDRIGGGDGMHVAPRPDNSDIVYVGSQYGNYSRLDRSTGDRSYITPKHDVGNDRYRYNWNTPINLSHHNPDIVYFGSQKLVRSMDQGETWSEISPDLTNNKPNGDVPYSTLTTIAESPIDFSVIWVGTDDGNVQVTRDGGANWNNVSKGLPKNLWVSEVHASVHDKATAYVSLNGYRFDDFSTYLYKTTDYGKTWRSVKGDLPNEVANVIVQDPVNPNILYAGLDHGSYVSFNDGKNWNYLSQLPNVASYDMVVHPRELDLVIGTHGRSIWIMELEPLHAVAERSDEAVTAIKPEEIRFSNRWGQQFAPYYPAFEPSVELMYYLGDEGDGQTVNIEVLNNDGETISEFSTSGDQGFNIYEWDLEVDEDGEGSDKYIQEGTYTIKFQAANSTHEVTFTVN comes from the coding sequence ATGCGAAAAAGTATACTACTCATATTGATCAGCGGAATATTAAGCTCTTATTCCTTTGCCCAGAATGTAAAACCAACTTCGGCCAGCGATTTAAATGCAGCTATTGAAAAGAGACAGGAAATGAGAGCAACTTCGCTCTTTAAGAACTATCCCCTCCGTAATATTGGCCCGGTCGTAATGAGCGGTCGTGTAAGTGATTTTGCCGTTCATCCTGAAAATCCAAGAATATTTTATACAGGCTACGCATCCGGTGGTGTATGGAAAACCACCAACAGCGGGAATACCATGACACCCGTCTTTGACCATGTCGGTGTGCTTGGCATCGGTGATCTTGCCTTAGCTCCCTCCGATCCCGATATACTATGGGTTGGTACCGGAGAAAATAACAGCAGCCGGTCCAGCTATGCCGGAGCTGGTGTGTACAAAAGTACAGATGGTGGTATGACCTGGGATTTTAAAGGCTTGCGTGGCTCACAGCATATTGGCAGGATCCTCGTTCATCCTGATGACGCCAATACTGTTTGGGTAGCCAGCATGGGTGCTCTTTACTCCACCAACAAAGACCGTGGTGTCTACAAGACAACCGATGGAGGCGAAACCTGGACCAAATCACTCTTCCTAAATGACAATACCGGAGTTATCGATCTGGTGATCCATCCTGACAATCCGGATATTTTGTGGGCAGCTACCTGGGAAAGAAATCGTAAAGCATGGAATTTCGTAGAAGGTGGTGAAGGCAGTGCTATCTGGAAATCTACTGATGGTGGTGAGACCTGGCAAAAAGCAGTAGAGGGTTTCCCGCAGGGTGAATTTGTAGGTCGCATCGGTCTGGATGTAAGCCGATCAAATCCGGAAATTGTCTATGCCTTGCTTGATAATCAGTATCAGACACGTGAAGAGGTTGAAGTTGATGATGAGGAATTGAGCTCAGCATCATTTCTGGAAATGAGCAAAGATGACTTTCTTTCACTCGATAACCGGCAATTGAACCGCTTCCTGCGACAAAATCGCTTTCCTCAGAAATATACAGCTGAACGGGTAAAAGAGGACATACAGTCTGGAAAATACAATCCAAAAGCACTTTCGGAATACCTGGAAGATGCAAATAGTGCGATGTTCAACACAGACCTGATCGGAGCTGAGATCTATCGCTCTGAGGATGGAGGATCAACCTGGGAGAAAGTCAACAGTTACGATATTGACCGTCTTTACAATACCTATGGATATTACTTTGGGGAGATCAGAGTTGACCCGAACGATCCCGAGGTGGTTTACATACTGGGTGTTCCTTTCATGAAATCAACCGACGGAGGTAAAACCTGGAAAGTGATCGCAGATAACCAGCCGGTTCATTCCGACAACCAGGCTTTATGGATCGATCCGAATGATTCTGAGCATATCATTCTGGGTAATGACGGAGGTGCTTATGAAAGTCATGATGGCGGAGAAAACTTCATCCATCACAACAGCGAACCGGTAGGTCAGTTTTATTCCGTAAATGTTGATATGGATCAGCCTTATAATGTATATGGCGGCTTACAGGACAACGGGACCTTCGTAGGGTCATCATCTTCCACTCCGAACCGATATCGTCCATGGGACCGAATTGGCGGCGGAGATGGTATGCATGTCGCCCCGAGGCCGGACAATTCCGATATCGTGTATGTAGGATCTCAGTACGGAAATTACAGCCGTCTGGATCGTTCAACCGGAGACCGTTCATATATCACTCCAAAGCATGATGTAGGAAATGACCGTTACCGTTATAACTGGAATACTCCGATCAATCTGAGTCATCATAATCCTGACATCGTTTACTTTGGCTCGCAGAAATTGGTTCGTTCTATGGATCAGGGTGAAACCTGGAGCGAGATCAGTCCTGATCTCACCAATAATAAGCCTAATGGTGATGTCCCCTACTCCACTCTTACAACGATCGCAGAATCTCCCATTGATTTCAGTGTGATCTGGGTAGGCACAGACGACGGTAATGTACAGGTAACCCGTGATGGCGGCGCAAACTGGAATAATGTCTCCAAGGGCCTTCCGAAAAATCTCTGGGTTAGCGAAGTTCATGCATCTGTTCATGACAAGGCAACAGCATATGTCTCATTGAACGGTTACCGTTTTGATGACTTCAGTACTTACTTATACAAAACCACAGATTACGGTAAAACATGGAGATCCGTTAAGGGCGATCTCCCGAATGAAGTAGCCAATGTGATCGTGCAGGACCCGGTAAATCCGAACATACTGTATGCGGGGCTGGATCATGGATCCTACGTCAGTTTCAACGACGGGAAAAACTGGAATTATCTCAGCCAGCTTCCTAATGTTGCTTCGTATGATATGGTGGTACACCCAAGAGAGCTGGACCTTGTAATCGGTACCCACGGCAGAAGTATATGGATCATGGAACTTGAACCTCTCCATGCAGTTGCAGAGCGATCTGATGAGGCTGTGACCGCAATTAAGCCTGAGGAAATCCGCTTTTCTAACCGCTGGGGTCAGCAGTTTGCACCTTATTACCCGGCATTTGAGCCGTCTGTTGAGCTTATGTATTACCTTGGAGATGAAGGTGATGGCCAGACTGTTAATATCGAGGTCTTAAACAATGATGGAGAAACGATCTCAGAATTTTCTACCAGCGGAGATCAGGGTTTCAATATTTATGAATGGGACCTCGAAGTTGATGAAGATGGAGAAGGATCAGATAAATATATTCAGGAAGGTACTTATACCATTAAATTCCAGGCAGCGAACTCAACACATGAAGTTACATTCACAGTTAATTAA
- a CDS encoding CDP-alcohol phosphatidyltransferase family protein, translated as MSKLPKAYQFIDLSDYGRPVARVIARSLKNTSFTPVHVTIGFIISGLFAIACIIYGNYVAAAFFLIFKSILDAADGELARVKETPSYTGRYLDSVADVILNLMILIAIWFITESSILHTLLAFAGLQLQGTLYNYYYVILRNNCKGDTTSRIFEDSTPDAMEGEKQSVVNILFRLYKLCYGFFDKTIYFLDRSAAKADKFPKWLMTAVSTFGLGFQLLIISLMLVAGWKDYIIPFFIVYTIMIAVFIGIRKML; from the coding sequence GTGTCCAAATTACCTAAAGCATATCAGTTTATTGATTTATCCGACTATGGCCGTCCGGTAGCACGGGTGATCGCCCGCTCCCTCAAGAATACCTCTTTTACTCCGGTTCACGTAACTATTGGTTTTATTATTTCCGGGCTTTTTGCGATCGCGTGTATTATATATGGTAATTATGTTGCCGCTGCATTCTTTCTGATCTTTAAATCTATACTGGATGCTGCGGATGGGGAGCTTGCACGGGTTAAAGAAACTCCTTCTTATACCGGGCGATATCTTGATTCTGTAGCCGATGTGATCCTTAATCTTATGATACTGATCGCCATCTGGTTTATTACCGAATCCAGTATTCTGCATACTTTACTGGCCTTTGCAGGTCTACAGCTCCAGGGTACACTTTATAATTATTATTATGTGATCCTGAGGAATAACTGCAAAGGAGACACTACCAGCAGGATCTTTGAAGACTCAACCCCTGATGCCATGGAAGGCGAAAAACAAAGTGTGGTTAATATTCTTTTTCGTCTTTATAAGCTTTGCTATGGTTTTTTTGATAAGACTATTTACTTCCTCGACCGGTCGGCTGCAAAAGCAGATAAATTTCCTAAATGGCTGATGACAGCTGTCTCCACGTTTGGACTTGGTTTCCAGTTACTGATCATCAGCCTGATGCTGGTTGCAGGCTGGAAAGATTATATCATTCCTTTTTTCATTGTGTATACTATAATGATCGCAGTATTTATTGGTATCCGAAAAATGCTGTGA